In the Streptomyces sp. cg36 genome, one interval contains:
- a CDS encoding response regulator transcription factor, protein MRLLLVEDDDHVAAALSAVLARHGFHVVHARNGEEALRALLPDDRDPKEPFGVVLLDLGLPDQDGYEVCGKIRKRTATPVIMVTARADVRSRIHGLNLGADDYVVKPYDTGELLARIHAVSRRTTTGDDSGPIPAVGLRLGPVHIELPTRRVSVDGETVQLTRKEFDLLALLAQRPGVVFRREQIISEVWRTSWEGTGRTLEVHVASLRSKLRMPALIETVRGVGYRLVAPAAP, encoded by the coding sequence ATGAGACTGCTGCTCGTCGAGGACGACGACCACGTGGCCGCGGCCCTGTCCGCCGTGCTCGCCCGGCACGGGTTCCACGTGGTGCACGCGCGCAACGGCGAGGAGGCGCTGCGGGCGCTGCTTCCCGACGACCGCGACCCCAAGGAGCCCTTCGGGGTCGTCCTGCTCGACCTCGGACTGCCCGACCAGGACGGGTACGAGGTCTGCGGGAAGATCCGCAAGCGCACCGCCACGCCCGTGATCATGGTGACCGCGCGCGCGGACGTCCGCTCGCGCATCCACGGACTGAACCTCGGCGCCGACGACTACGTCGTCAAGCCCTACGACACCGGCGAGCTGCTGGCGCGCATCCACGCCGTGAGCCGCCGCACCACCACCGGCGACGACAGCGGCCCGATCCCCGCGGTCGGACTGCGCCTCGGCCCGGTCCACATCGAGCTGCCCACCCGGCGGGTCAGCGTCGACGGCGAGACCGTCCAGCTCACCCGCAAGGAGTTCGACCTGCTCGCGCTGCTCGCCCAGCGCCCCGGCGTCGTCTTCCGGCGCGAACAGATCATCAGCGAGGTGTGGCGGACCAGCTGGGAGGGGACCGGCCGCACCCTGGAGGTGCACGTCGCCTCCCTGCGCTCCAAGCTGCGCATGCCCGCCCTGATCGAGACCGTGCGCGGCGTCGGCTACCGCCTCGTCGCCCCGGCCGCCCCGTAA
- a CDS encoding amino acid ABC transporter permease translates to MNVLLDNFSEFRDGFIGTVEITAVSSVIALVLGLLLAGFRVSPVPPLRFFGTAWVTLLRNTPLTLLFLVFFFVVPEIFFPGMSPFLLGSLALGFYTASFVCETVRSGINTVPLGQAEAARSIGMSFTQTLRLIVLPQATRTVIPPLSSIFIALTKNSAIAGAFSVTELFGWQKLMSDQGYDIVPVFVWVALGYLVVTFAISGAFRLLESRMEVAR, encoded by the coding sequence ATGAACGTACTGCTCGACAACTTCTCGGAATTCCGTGACGGCTTCATAGGAACCGTGGAGATCACCGCCGTCAGTTCGGTCATCGCCCTGGTCCTCGGCCTGCTGCTGGCCGGCTTCCGGGTCTCGCCGGTGCCGCCGCTGCGGTTCTTCGGCACCGCCTGGGTGACGCTGCTGCGCAACACCCCGCTGACCCTGCTCTTCCTGGTCTTCTTCTTCGTCGTACCGGAGATCTTCTTCCCCGGGATGAGCCCCTTCCTGCTCGGCTCGCTCGCCCTCGGCTTCTACACCGCCTCGTTCGTCTGCGAGACCGTCAGGTCCGGCATCAACACCGTCCCGCTGGGCCAGGCCGAGGCCGCCCGCTCGATCGGCATGTCGTTCACGCAGACCCTGCGCCTGATCGTGCTGCCGCAGGCCACCCGGACGGTCATCCCGCCGCTGAGCTCGATCTTCATCGCGCTCACCAAGAACTCGGCGATCGCCGGCGCCTTCAGCGTCACCGAACTCTTCGGCTGGCAGAAGCTGATGAGCGACCAGGGCTACGACATCGTCCCCGTCTTCGTCTGGGTCGCACTGGGCTACCTGGTCGTCACCTTCGCCATCAGCGGCGCCTTCCGCCTGCTGGAGAGCCGTATGGAGGTCGCCCGATGA
- a CDS encoding putative leader peptide has translation MRLWRRVHMDLVRYAGCVCRPSC, from the coding sequence GTGCGCCTGTGGCGGAGGGTCCATATGGACCTCGTCCGCTATGCGGGCTGCGTGTGTCGCCCTTCCTGCTGA
- the miaB gene encoding tRNA (N6-isopentenyl adenosine(37)-C2)-methylthiotransferase MiaB, which translates to MSEVEGLKTYEVRTYGCQMNVHDSERLSGLLEGAGYVRAPEGSDGDADVVVFNTCAVRENADNKLYGNLGRLAPMKTKRPGMQIAVGGCLAQKDRDTIVERAPWVDVVFGTHNIGKLPVLLERARVQEEAQVEIAESLEAFPSTLPTRRESAYAAWVSISVGCNNTCTFCIVPALRGKEKDRRPGDILAEVEALVAEGVSEITLLGQNVNAYGSDIGDREAFSKLLRACGKIEGLERVRFTSPHPRDFTDDVIAAMAETPNVMPQLHMPLQSGSDTVLKAMRRSYRQERFLGIIEKVRAAIPHAAISTDIIVGFPGETEEDFEQTMHAVREARFANAFTFQYSKRPGTPAATMEGQIPKEVVQARYERLVALQEEISWEENKKQTGRTLEVMVAEGEGRKDGSTHRLSGRAPDNRLVHFTKPEQDVRPGDVVTVEITYAAPHHLLAEGPTTEVRRTRSGDAWEKRNAAPAQPAGVLLGLPKIGVPEPLPAATGGCAAL; encoded by the coding sequence ATGAGCGAGGTAGAGGGTTTGAAAACGTACGAGGTGCGCACCTACGGGTGCCAGATGAACGTGCACGACTCCGAGCGGCTGTCCGGCCTCCTGGAGGGCGCGGGCTACGTACGCGCGCCCGAGGGCAGCGACGGTGACGCCGATGTCGTCGTCTTCAACACCTGCGCGGTGCGCGAGAACGCCGACAACAAGCTGTACGGCAATCTCGGCCGGCTCGCCCCGATGAAGACGAAGCGGCCCGGGATGCAGATCGCCGTGGGCGGCTGCCTGGCGCAGAAGGACCGCGACACCATCGTCGAGCGGGCGCCCTGGGTGGACGTCGTGTTCGGCACCCACAACATCGGCAAGCTGCCGGTGCTCCTGGAGCGCGCCCGCGTCCAGGAGGAGGCCCAGGTCGAGATCGCCGAGTCGCTGGAGGCGTTCCCCTCGACGCTGCCGACCCGCCGCGAGTCCGCCTACGCGGCCTGGGTGTCCATCTCCGTCGGCTGCAACAACACCTGCACCTTCTGCATCGTCCCCGCGCTGCGCGGCAAGGAGAAGGACCGCCGTCCCGGCGACATCCTCGCCGAGGTGGAGGCGCTGGTCGCGGAGGGCGTCTCCGAGATCACCCTGCTCGGCCAGAACGTCAACGCGTACGGCTCGGACATCGGCGACCGCGAGGCGTTCTCCAAGCTGCTGCGCGCCTGCGGGAAGATCGAGGGCCTGGAGCGGGTCCGCTTCACCTCGCCGCACCCGCGCGACTTCACCGACGACGTGATCGCCGCGATGGCCGAGACGCCGAACGTGATGCCGCAGCTGCACATGCCGCTGCAGTCCGGCTCCGACACCGTCCTGAAGGCGATGCGCCGCTCCTACCGGCAGGAGCGTTTCCTCGGGATCATCGAGAAGGTCCGCGCCGCCATCCCGCACGCGGCCATCTCCACCGACATCATCGTGGGCTTCCCCGGCGAGACCGAGGAGGACTTCGAGCAGACCATGCACGCGGTCCGCGAGGCCCGCTTCGCCAACGCCTTCACCTTCCAGTACTCCAAGCGCCCCGGCACCCCCGCGGCGACCATGGAGGGCCAGATCCCCAAGGAGGTCGTGCAGGCGCGCTACGAGCGTCTGGTGGCCCTCCAGGAGGAGATCTCCTGGGAGGAGAACAAGAAGCAGACCGGCCGCACCCTGGAGGTCATGGTCGCCGAGGGCGAGGGCCGCAAGGACGGCAGCACGCACCGCCTCTCGGGCCGCGCCCCCGACAACCGCCTGGTGCACTTCACCAAGCCGGAGCAGGACGTGCGCCCCGGCGACGTGGTCACCGTAGAGATCACCTACGCGGCCCCGCACCACCTGCTGGCCGAGGGCCCGACCACCGAGGTGCGCCGCACCCGCTCGGGCGACGCCTGGGAGAAGCGCAACGCCGCCCCGGCGCAGCCCGCCGGAGTGCTGCTCGGCCTGCCGAAGATCGGCGTCCCCGAGCCGCTGCCCGCGGCGACGGGCGGCTGCGCGGCGCTCTGA
- a CDS encoding amino acid ABC transporter ATP-binding protein — translation MSGVSVAKDVEDATPASGDLVVLKDVNKHFGALHVLQDIDLAIARGEVVVVIGPSGSGKSTLCRTINRLETVDSGSITIDGKPLPQEGRELARLRADVGMVFQSFNLFAHKTVLENVMLGQTKVRGTDKKTAEEKGRALLDRVGVGTQADKYPAQLSGGQQQRVAIARALAMDPKVMLFDEPTSALDPEMINEVLEVMQQLARDGMTMIVVTHEMGFARSAANRVVFMADGKIVEEAAPEQFFSNPRSDRAKDFLSKILHH, via the coding sequence ATGAGCGGAGTATCCGTGGCCAAGGATGTCGAGGACGCCACACCCGCGTCGGGCGACCTGGTCGTGCTGAAGGACGTCAACAAGCACTTCGGCGCGCTTCACGTGCTGCAGGACATCGACCTGGCGATCGCGCGCGGCGAGGTCGTCGTGGTGATCGGGCCGTCCGGGTCCGGGAAGTCCACCCTGTGCCGCACGATCAACCGCCTGGAGACGGTCGACTCCGGGTCGATCACGATCGACGGGAAGCCGCTGCCCCAGGAGGGCCGCGAACTGGCCCGGCTCCGCGCCGACGTCGGCATGGTCTTCCAGTCGTTCAACCTCTTCGCGCACAAGACCGTGCTGGAGAACGTCATGCTGGGCCAGACCAAGGTCCGCGGGACGGACAAGAAGACGGCCGAGGAGAAGGGCCGGGCGCTGCTCGACCGGGTCGGCGTCGGCACCCAGGCCGACAAGTACCCCGCGCAGCTGTCCGGCGGCCAGCAGCAGCGCGTGGCCATCGCGCGCGCGTTGGCGATGGATCCGAAGGTCATGCTCTTCGACGAGCCGACCTCGGCGCTGGACCCGGAGATGATCAACGAGGTCCTGGAGGTCATGCAGCAGCTGGCGCGCGACGGCATGACGATGATCGTCGTCACCCATGAGATGGGCTTCGCCCGCTCGGCCGCCAACCGCGTCGTGTTCATGGCCGACGGAAAGATCGTCGAAGAGGCCGCGCCCGAGCAGTTCTTCAGCAACCCGCGCAGCGACCGGGCCAAGGACTTCCTGTCGAAGATCCTTCACCACTGA
- a CDS encoding glutamate ABC transporter substrate-binding protein: MKLRQSAAFAAIAVLALTATACGGKSGSAGDKPATQPGQSGAPQLPTYTVAKDVALDSPTFKAAKARGKLIIGSKADQPYLGFEDQSTKERSGFDVELARMIAADLGFSKDQIEWKTVDSGVRETAISKGQVDYYVGTYTINDKRKKLVGFAGPYYQAGADLLIRKDETGITDKSSVKGKKVCSIVGSTPLQEIKKPEYGAKVVELAKYSDCVQQLLTKQVDAVTTDDSILKGYAAANSGRLRVAGHPFTKEPYGVGMNKDDKALRDFINDSIEKHVKDGTYKKIYEATLGLSGAGYVDPPAVQRY; encoded by the coding sequence ATGAAGCTCCGCCAGTCCGCCGCCTTCGCGGCGATCGCTGTGCTCGCGCTGACCGCGACCGCCTGCGGCGGCAAGTCCGGCTCCGCGGGCGACAAGCCGGCCACCCAGCCCGGCCAGTCGGGCGCCCCGCAGCTGCCCACGTACACCGTCGCCAAGGACGTCGCCCTCGACTCCCCGACGTTCAAGGCCGCCAAGGCCCGCGGCAAGCTGATCATCGGCTCCAAGGCCGACCAGCCCTACCTGGGCTTCGAGGACCAGTCGACCAAGGAGCGCTCCGGCTTCGACGTCGAGCTCGCCCGGATGATCGCCGCCGACCTGGGCTTCTCCAAGGACCAGATCGAGTGGAAGACCGTGGACTCCGGCGTCCGCGAGACGGCGATCTCCAAGGGCCAGGTCGACTACTACGTCGGCACCTACACGATCAACGACAAGCGCAAGAAGCTGGTCGGCTTCGCGGGGCCGTACTACCAGGCGGGCGCCGACCTGCTGATCCGCAAGGACGAGACGGGGATCACCGACAAGAGCTCGGTCAAGGGCAAGAAGGTCTGCTCGATCGTCGGCTCCACCCCGCTCCAGGAGATCAAGAAGCCGGAGTACGGCGCGAAGGTCGTCGAGCTCGCCAAGTACTCGGACTGCGTGCAGCAGCTGCTGACCAAGCAGGTCGACGCGGTCACCACCGACGACTCGATCCTCAAGGGCTACGCCGCCGCCAACTCCGGCCGGCTCAGGGTCGCCGGTCACCCGTTCACCAAGGAGCCGTACGGCGTCGGCATGAACAAGGACGACAAGGCGCTGCGCGACTTCATCAACGACTCGATCGAGAAGCACGTCAAGGACGGCACCTACAAGAAGATCTACGAGGCGACGCTCGGCCTGTCCGGCGCCGGCTACGTCGACCCGCCGGCCGTCCAGCGCTACTGA
- a CDS encoding TAXI family TRAP transporter solute-binding subunit: MLQALPRVSRRRAVQATVGFLVALGLLVWWLLSLGPSQPSGTITFSTGVRTGVYQRYGELLQGALADDLPDVGIRLQTSEGSQQNLKRVATGEADFTIATADAVDKYLGDGSTGADRLRGCARLYDDYVQLVVPRDSPVHTAADLRSKRVGIGQPGSGVRLLAQRLLTAAGLDPGHDIAPVSAGIDTMPELLRTGKIDAFFWSGGLPTTAVLRLSEQDQIRLVPLADLVTALHREDGTTGFYRPATMPADAYPQAQRGVAVPTIAVANLLVTTARTDAHLTEEFTRTVIRSRDAIGREVHAAQLVDLRTAIYTDPLPLHDGARRYYLSVKP, from the coding sequence ATGCTCCAGGCCCTCCCCCGCGTCAGCCGCCGCCGCGCCGTCCAGGCGACGGTGGGCTTCCTGGTGGCGCTGGGTCTGCTGGTGTGGTGGCTGCTGTCGCTGGGGCCCTCGCAGCCGTCGGGGACGATCACGTTCAGTACGGGCGTGCGCACCGGGGTCTACCAGCGCTACGGCGAGCTGCTGCAGGGCGCGCTCGCCGACGACCTGCCCGATGTGGGGATCCGCCTCCAGACCAGTGAGGGCTCCCAGCAGAACCTGAAGCGGGTGGCGACCGGTGAGGCGGACTTCACCATCGCGACGGCCGACGCGGTCGACAAGTACCTGGGCGACGGCAGCACGGGCGCCGACCGGCTGCGCGGCTGCGCCCGGCTGTACGACGACTACGTGCAGCTGGTCGTGCCGCGCGACTCCCCCGTGCACACCGCGGCCGATCTGCGCTCCAAGCGGGTCGGCATAGGGCAGCCGGGCTCCGGGGTGCGGCTGCTCGCGCAGCGGCTGCTGACCGCCGCGGGGCTGGATCCCGGGCATGACATCGCCCCGGTGTCGGCGGGCATCGACACCATGCCCGAGCTGCTGCGGACCGGGAAGATCGACGCGTTCTTCTGGTCCGGCGGACTGCCCACGACCGCGGTGCTGCGTTTGTCGGAGCAGGACCAGATCCGGCTCGTGCCGCTGGCCGACCTGGTGACCGCGCTCCACCGGGAGGACGGCACCACCGGCTTCTACCGGCCCGCGACGATGCCCGCGGACGCCTATCCGCAGGCCCAGCGGGGGGTGGCCGTGCCGACGATCGCGGTGGCCAACCTGCTGGTCACCACGGCCCGTACGGACGCGCACCTGACCGAGGAGTTCACCCGTACGGTGATACGCAGCCGGGACGCCATCGGCCGCGAGGTGCACGCGGCCCAGCTGGTGGACCTGCGCACCGCGATCTACACGGATCCGCTGCCGCTGCACGACGGCGCCCGCCGCTACTACCTCTCGGTCAAGCCCTGA
- a CDS encoding rhodanese-like domain-containing protein, with amino-acid sequence MSGQAVGIDELLARVREGLDRIAPQEAQDAARSGEALLVDIRYAALRERDGLIPGALVVERNELEWRLDPQGSHRLPEATHHGLRVVVVCNEGYASSLAAASLHQLGLHRATDLIGGFQAWRAAGLPVTAPGR; translated from the coding sequence TTGAGCGGACAGGCCGTGGGAATCGACGAGTTGCTGGCACGGGTCCGCGAGGGCCTGGACCGGATCGCACCACAAGAGGCTCAGGACGCGGCGCGGTCGGGCGAGGCGCTCCTGGTCGACATCCGGTACGCGGCGCTGCGCGAGCGCGACGGACTGATCCCCGGCGCCCTGGTCGTCGAGCGCAACGAACTGGAGTGGCGGCTCGACCCGCAGGGCAGCCACCGCCTGCCCGAGGCGACCCATCACGGCCTGCGGGTCGTGGTGGTCTGCAACGAGGGATACGCCTCGTCCCTGGCGGCGGCGTCACTGCACCAGTTGGGGCTGCACCGGGCGACCGACCTGATCGGCGGCTTCCAAGCCTGGCGCGCGGCGGGCCTGCCGGTGACAGCGCCCGGCCGGTGA
- a CDS encoding sensor histidine kinase, with protein MRTRLLPLLIFLLALVLLALGVPLALSLAAAEQQKVVVDRIDDTARFGALAQFVTASDDKDTSSKERLATLEEELARYHDLYGIGAGVFFRSGAAMASAPKGWAVPEGGGGAEAFQEALAGRRSHDPPQVWPWQRGRLVVASPVVREGDVIAVVVTDSPTGRMRSRVLRGWLLIGAGEVAAMLLAIGAAVRLTSWVLRPVRVLDAATHDIATGRMKSRVAAAGGPPELRRLARSFNEMADNVEDVLEQQRAFVADASHQLRNPLAALLLRIELLALELPDGNEEIASVRTEGQRLAQVLDDLLGLALAEHAEADLQLTDIGALAAERVAAWRPLAEDKGVRLRQERAAVTAWADPVALSSALDAVIDNALKFTPAGEEVTVAVAADGEFSKITVADRGPGLTDDELGRIGDRFWRAGRHQNVKGSGLGLSISRILLAAGGGTIDYAHHAPHGLLVTVRVPRSSPAG; from the coding sequence GTGCGCACGCGACTCCTGCCGCTGCTGATCTTCCTGCTCGCGCTCGTCCTGCTGGCGCTGGGCGTGCCGCTCGCGCTCAGCCTGGCCGCCGCCGAACAGCAGAAGGTCGTCGTCGACCGCATCGACGACACCGCCCGCTTCGGCGCGCTCGCCCAGTTCGTCACGGCCTCCGACGACAAGGACACCAGCAGCAAGGAGCGGCTCGCCACGCTGGAGGAGGAACTCGCCCGCTACCACGACCTGTACGGGATCGGCGCGGGCGTCTTCTTCCGCAGCGGCGCCGCCATGGCGAGCGCCCCCAAGGGCTGGGCCGTGCCCGAGGGCGGCGGGGGCGCCGAGGCGTTCCAGGAGGCGCTGGCGGGCCGCCGCAGCCACGACCCGCCCCAGGTCTGGCCGTGGCAGCGCGGCCGTCTCGTGGTGGCCTCCCCGGTGGTACGGGAGGGCGATGTGATCGCCGTGGTCGTCACCGACTCGCCGACCGGGCGCATGCGTTCGCGGGTGCTGCGCGGCTGGCTGCTCATCGGGGCGGGCGAGGTGGCGGCGATGCTCCTCGCGATCGGCGCGGCGGTCCGGCTCACCAGCTGGGTGCTGCGGCCCGTACGGGTCCTGGACGCGGCCACCCACGACATCGCCACCGGCCGGATGAAGTCACGGGTCGCCGCCGCCGGCGGACCCCCGGAACTCAGGAGGCTGGCCCGTTCGTTCAACGAGATGGCGGACAACGTCGAGGACGTGCTGGAGCAGCAGCGCGCCTTCGTCGCCGACGCCTCCCACCAACTGCGCAACCCGCTGGCCGCCCTGCTGCTGCGCATCGAGCTCCTCGCGCTCGAACTCCCCGACGGGAACGAGGAGATCGCCTCGGTGCGCACCGAGGGCCAGCGCCTGGCCCAGGTCCTCGACGACCTCCTGGGCCTGGCGCTCGCCGAGCACGCCGAGGCCGACCTCCAGCTCACCGACATCGGCGCGCTGGCGGCCGAGCGCGTCGCGGCCTGGCGCCCGCTCGCCGAGGACAAGGGCGTACGGCTCCGCCAGGAGCGGGCCGCCGTCACCGCCTGGGCGGACCCGGTGGCGCTCTCCAGCGCGCTGGACGCCGTCATCGACAACGCACTGAAGTTCACGCCCGCCGGAGAGGAGGTCACCGTCGCCGTCGCCGCCGACGGAGAGTTCTCGAAGATCACCGTGGCCGACCGGGGCCCCGGCCTCACCGACGACGAGCTCGGCCGCATCGGCGACCGGTTCTGGCGCGCGGGCCGCCACCAGAACGTCAAGGGCTCGGGTCTGGGCCTGTCGATCTCCCGGATCCTGCTCGCGGCGGGCGGCGGCACCATCGACTACGCCCACCACGCGCCGCACGGCCTGCTGGTGACCGTCCGGGTGCCGCGCAGCTCACCCGCCGGCTGA
- a CDS encoding cysteine dioxygenase gives MSRSAHSPAPASAPASPLPAPSVPSQADLLDFARRTAADTALVASLPLDPQGRTWIRLDGPGGSEAWLIGWPPGTGTGWHDHGGSHGAFATASGTLKEDSLAARLPSEGWKTLELAEDLDRSRDVRAGTGRAFGPHHVHEVRNESTTEHTISVHAYYPPLPLIRRYSRTGAVLRLEHVERPEDWS, from the coding sequence GTGTCACGCTCCGCGCACTCGCCCGCGCCCGCATCCGCCCCCGCCTCCCCGCTTCCCGCCCCGTCCGTCCCCAGCCAGGCGGACCTGCTCGACTTCGCCCGCCGCACCGCCGCCGACACCGCGCTCGTCGCCTCATTGCCGCTCGATCCGCAGGGCCGCACCTGGATCCGTCTGGACGGGCCGGGCGGCAGCGAGGCATGGCTGATCGGCTGGCCGCCCGGCACCGGCACCGGCTGGCACGACCACGGCGGCTCGCACGGCGCGTTCGCGACGGCGTCCGGCACCCTCAAGGAGGACTCGCTGGCGGCCCGGCTGCCCAGCGAGGGCTGGAAGACCCTGGAACTCGCCGAGGACCTCGACCGTTCACGCGATGTGCGGGCGGGGACGGGGCGGGCCTTCGGCCCGCACCATGTGCACGAGGTCCGCAACGAGTCCACGACCGAGCACACGATCTCGGTGCACGCCTACTACCCCCCGCTGCCCCTGATCCGCCGCTACAGCCGCACCGGAGCGGTGCTGCGGCTGGAGCACGTCGAGCGCCCGGAGGACTGGAGTTGA
- a CDS encoding amino acid ABC transporter permease — MSASVLYDAPGPKAVVRNRIYAVVGSLAILALLAVSIVRLSDKGHLAPEMWDIFNYSGIRQNIADGVVATLKAFGLAAVGSLVLGVLLAVARLSDHRPVRWAATAFVEIFRSIPLLITIYGVWVGFLTDYSMWALALGLSIYNGCVQAEVLRAGVNSVPKGQREAAYALGMRKTQVMTTVLMPQAVRAMLPTIISQLVVTLKDTSLGFIILYPELLQTARLIASNTQVNGQYPYVSTIVVIGTIYVAMCLALSGLATWIERRGRRAKTGITMGAAAAPVTAADPVGAVVGSGTDAPDGPGGTTN, encoded by the coding sequence ATGAGCGCCAGCGTTCTCTACGACGCCCCCGGCCCCAAGGCCGTCGTCCGCAACCGCATCTACGCGGTGGTCGGCTCGCTCGCCATCCTGGCGCTGCTCGCCGTCAGCATCGTGCGGCTCTCCGACAAGGGGCACCTCGCCCCCGAGATGTGGGACATCTTCAACTACTCGGGGATCCGGCAGAACATCGCCGACGGCGTGGTCGCCACCCTCAAGGCGTTCGGCCTGGCGGCAGTGGGGTCGCTGGTCCTCGGCGTACTGCTCGCGGTCGCCCGGCTCTCCGACCACCGGCCGGTGCGCTGGGCCGCGACGGCCTTCGTCGAGATCTTCCGCTCGATCCCGCTGCTCATCACCATCTACGGCGTCTGGGTCGGCTTCCTGACCGACTACTCGATGTGGGCGCTGGCACTGGGCCTGTCGATCTACAACGGCTGCGTCCAGGCCGAGGTGCTGCGCGCGGGCGTCAACTCCGTGCCCAAGGGCCAGCGCGAGGCCGCGTACGCGCTGGGCATGCGCAAGACCCAGGTGATGACCACCGTCCTGATGCCGCAGGCGGTCCGCGCGATGCTGCCGACGATCATCAGCCAGCTGGTGGTCACCCTCAAGGACACCTCGCTCGGCTTCATCATCCTGTACCCCGAGCTGCTCCAGACGGCCCGGCTGATCGCGAGCAACACGCAGGTCAACGGCCAGTACCCGTATGTGTCGACGATCGTGGTGATCGGCACCATCTACGTGGCGATGTGCCTGGCCCTGTCCGGCCTCGCCACCTGGATCGAGCGGCGCGGCCGGCGCGCCAAGACCGGCATCACCATGGGCGCGGCGGCGGCCCCGGTCACCGCCGCCGACCCGGTCGGCGCGGTCGTGGGCAGCGGGACCGACGCGCCCGACGGGCCCGGTGGTACGACAAACTGA
- a CDS encoding FAD-dependent monooxygenase, whose product MDPVIVVGAGPVGLALALSLAAQGVPCVVLDEGPGPEEPRPVRTAVLRADTAAFVERLGCATLRDEGARWTGWRAVRRGQPQRQVTFGDGGAGGASPVHVPQHALTRGLRAAAVASGLVQLVAGSRVDTLEQDEDGVAVHTTGPDATWWRGSFLVGCDGARSTVRKLLDIRFAGRTAVERQAVVVLRTELPWPGESLLHRLPPWRTGGAEVTARPLVDGAWRIDWLLPPRAELVTPDALMGRLRDTLTGWCGTAPPYELLDTGVYTLHHRLARRWRVRRAFLAGDAAHLLGAMGIQGLDEGLRDASNLAWKLATAWHHGASEVLLDSYQTERRAGVAARLRAADQALPALRGGGGLRSYLPGAARGHDALLADGHLGLGPLGAPPSYAHSPLAPPPAEAHTPVGTAVGSPVEDVPVTAPDGASVTLRDRLGRGRLLAVLIAPGTGVWDRRHWLTAGVMPRLAAAVSALPADAELLVAEEYPGAAAHTVLLVRPDGHLVAAFAGVWPGELYAAADAVRGGAVTHARVEDRTADVN is encoded by the coding sequence GTGGACCCGGTGATCGTCGTGGGGGCCGGGCCCGTCGGGCTCGCGCTCGCCCTCTCCCTCGCCGCCCAGGGCGTGCCCTGCGTCGTCCTCGACGAGGGCCCCGGCCCCGAGGAGCCCCGCCCGGTCCGTACGGCCGTCCTGCGCGCCGACACGGCCGCCTTCGTGGAACGCCTCGGCTGCGCCACCCTGCGCGACGAGGGGGCCCGCTGGACGGGCTGGCGGGCCGTGCGGCGCGGCCAGCCGCAGCGTCAGGTCACCTTCGGGGACGGGGGCGCGGGCGGCGCCTCCCCCGTGCACGTCCCCCAGCACGCCCTCACCCGGGGCCTGCGGGCCGCCGCGGTCGCCTCCGGCCTCGTCCAGCTGGTCGCGGGCAGCCGCGTCGACACGCTGGAACAGGACGAGGACGGCGTCGCCGTCCACACCACGGGCCCGGACGCCACCTGGTGGCGCGGCAGCTTCCTGGTGGGCTGCGACGGCGCGCGCTCGACCGTCCGCAAGCTCCTCGACATCCGTTTCGCCGGCCGCACGGCGGTGGAGCGCCAGGCCGTCGTCGTCCTGCGCACCGAACTCCCCTGGCCCGGCGAGTCGTTGCTGCACCGGCTGCCGCCGTGGCGCACCGGGGGCGCCGAGGTGACGGCCCGTCCGCTGGTGGACGGGGCCTGGCGGATCGACTGGCTGCTCCCGCCCCGCGCCGAACTCGTCACCCCCGACGCACTGATGGGCCGGCTGCGGGACACACTGACCGGGTGGTGCGGCACGGCCCCGCCGTACGAACTGCTGGACACCGGCGTGTACACGCTCCACCACCGGCTGGCGCGCCGCTGGCGGGTGCGCCGCGCCTTCCTGGCCGGGGACGCCGCCCATCTGCTGGGCGCCATGGGCATCCAGGGCCTGGACGAGGGGCTGCGGGACGCCTCCAACCTCGCCTGGAAGCTGGCCACGGCCTGGCACCACGGGGCCTCCGAAGTGCTGCTCGACAGCTACCAGACGGAGCGCAGGGCCGGTGTCGCCGCCCGGCTGCGCGCCGCCGACCAGGCACTTCCGGCGCTGCGCGGCGGTGGAGGGCTCCGCTCGTACCTGCCCGGCGCCGCCCGTGGACACGACGCCCTGCTCGCCGACGGCCATCTGGGGCTCGGCCCGCTCGGCGCGCCCCCCTCCTACGCGCACTCCCCCCTCGCGCCACCACCCGCCGAGGCGCACACGCCCGTGGGCACGGCGGTGGGTTCACCCGTCGAGGACGTGCCGGTAACGGCCCCGGACGGCGCCTCGGTCACCCTGCGGGACCGGCTGGGGCGCGGACGGCTGCTGGCCGTACTGATCGCGCCCGGCACCGGTGTGTGGGACCGGCGGCACTGGCTGACGGCCGGGGTGATGCCGCGGCTGGCGGCGGCGGTGAGCGCCCTGCCCGCGGACGCGGAGCTGCTGGTCGCCGAGGAGTACCCGGGGGCCGCGGCCCACACCGTGCTGCTCGTGCGCCCCGACGGCCATCTCGTGGCGGCGTTCGCCGGGGTGTGGCCGGGCGAGCTGTACGCGGCGGCGGACGCGGTACGCGGCGGAGCCGTCACCCACGCACGCGTGGAGGACCGCACAGCGGACGTCAATTGA